One Triplophysa rosa linkage group LG9, Trosa_1v2, whole genome shotgun sequence genomic window carries:
- the cnnm2a gene encoding metal transporter CNNM2a isoform X1, producing MAEQWTAVPTSNMAALNRARSLTVIFLMVSGCVIGCADGKDASDETVIIGIRLEETDEVSFMDRGYLRVSERSRVRLRVYGQNINNETWSKLAFTEHERSSDSGAPAESFGDAPAPRPCGIRSSDIIILPNVEVNRKTSGIIEIEVKPLRKTEKSKLYYLCIATPVPAAPGAQDLWSESTWVYHDGHDTKVLVVEEKKFLLPFWLQVISIAMLLCLSGMFSGLNLGLMALDPMELRIVQNCGTEKEKTYAKKIEPVRSQGNYLLCSLLLGNVLVNTTLTILLDDIAGSGLIAVVVSTIGIVIFGEIVPQAICSRHGLAVGANTIFLTKFFMILTFPASFPVSKLLDHVLGQEIGTVYNREKLLEMLRVTDPYNDLVKEELNIIQGALELRTKTVEDVMTPLRDCFMIASDAILDFNTMSEIMESGYTRIPVYEGEKCHIVDLLFVKDLAFVDPDDCTPLKTITKFYSHPLHFVFNDTKLDAMLEEFKKGKSHLAIVQRVNNEGEGDPFYEVLGIVTLEDVIEEIIKSEILDETDLYTDNKTKKKIAHRERKQDFSAFKPTDNELRMKISPQLLLATLRFLATEVEPFGPAQMSEKILLRLLKHPNVIQELKYDDKNKKMSEHYLFHRNKPVEYFILILQGKVEVEAGKEGMKFEAGAFSYYGVLSLTSSPVPLSLSRTFVVSRAESLAGSPENKSPPRPFGLNHSDSLNRSDRMEAVTPTLGSSNNQLNSFLQVYVPDYSVRAASDLLYIKVTRQQYQNALMASRMDKTPQSTDSEFTKIELTFTEHQDGPLDESSTLLIQQQSSNNSHKPNHTAHHDGAI from the exons ATGGCAGAGCAATGGACCGCAGTGCCCACTTCTAATATGGCGGCGCTGAACCGGGCTCGATCATTGACTGTTATTTTCTTAATGGTCAGCGGTTGTGTGATCGGCTGCGCGGACGGCAAAGACGCGTCGGACGAGACTGTCATCATCGGTATCCGACTCGAGGAAACAGACGAGGTGTCTTTTATGGACAGAGGTTATTTGCGCGTCAGCGAACGATCTCGTGTCAGGTTAAGGGTCTACGGGCAAAACATTAACAACGAGACGTGGTCCAAACTCGCTTTCACGGAACACGAGCGCTCGAGTGACAGCGGCGCACCTGCGGAGAGTTTCGGGGACGCACCTGCCCCTCGTCCCTGTGGCATCCGATCCTCGGACATCATCATTCTTCCCAACGTGGAAGTGAATCGAAAGACTTCTGGGATTATCGAAATAGAGGTGAAACCGCTGCGAAAAACAGAGAAGAGTAAATTGTATTACCTGTGCATCGCCACTCCTGTACCTGCCGCACCTGGCGCGCAGGACTTGTGGTCAGAAAGCACATGGGTTTATCACGACGGGCATGACACGAAAGTTCTCGTGGTGGAGGAGAAAAAGTTTCTGCTGCCTTTCTGGCTGCAGGTGATTTCTATTGCCATGTTGCTGTGTTTGTCCGGTATGTTCAGCGGGCTGAATCTGGGACTGATGGCGTTGGATCCCATGGAGCTCCGGATAGTCCAGAACTGCGGCACGGAGAAAGAGAAAACTTACGCAAAGAAAATTGAACCAGTGCGCAGCCAAGGAAACTACCTGCTTTGCTCTTTACTTTTGGGAAACGTTTTGGTCAATACCACTTTGACTATACTGCTTGATGACATTGCTGGTTCAGGTCTTATTGCTGTAGTGGTGTCCACTATAGGAATtgtgatatttggagaaattGTGCCACAAGCTATTTGCTCCAGGCATGGGCTCGCTGTAGGTGCAAACACAATATTCCTCACAAAGTTTTTCATGATTCTTACTTTTCCTGCGTCTTTTCCTGTCAGCAAACTCTTGGACCATGTCCTGGGTCAGGAGATAGGCACCGTGTACAACAGGGAGAAACTTCTGGAGATGCTCAGAGTGACGGATCCGTATAATGATTTGGTAAAGGAGGAGCTGAACATCATCCAGGGCGCTCTGGAGCTCAGGACTAAAACCGTAGAGGATGTCATGACACCTCTGCGAGACTGCTTCATGATCGCCAGCGATGCCATCTTGGACTTTAACACCATGTCTGAGATCATGGAGAGCGGCTACACGCGCATACCAGTGTACGAGGGGGAGAAATGTCATATTGTGGACCTGTTGTTTGTGAAGGACTTGGCCTTTGTGGATCCAGATGACTGCACTCCATTGAAAACCATCACCAAGTTCTACAGTCACCCTCTTCATTTTGTCTTCAATGACACGAAGCTGGATGCCATGCTCGAGGAGTTTAAGAAAG GTAAATCCCATCTGGCCATTGTCCAAAGAGTGAATAATGAAGGGGAGGGAGATCCATTCTATGAAGTTCTGGGCATCGTCACACTAGAGGACGTTATTGAAGAAATCATCAAATCTGAGATTTTAGACGAGACGGATTTGTACA CTGACAATAAGACAAAAAAGAAGATCGCTCACAGAGAGAGGAAACAGGACTTCTCAGCTTTCAAGCCCACCGATAATGAGTTGAGGATGAAAATATCACCACAGCTTCTGCTGGCCACGCTGCGTTTTTTGGCAACCG AAGTGGAGCCTTTTGGTCCAGCTCAGATGTCTGAGAAGATCCTCCTGCGTCTGCTGAAACATCCCAACGTCATCCAGGAGCTCAAGTACGATGACAAGAACAAGAAAATGTCAGAGCACTACCTCTTTCACCGTAACAAGCCTGTGGAATACTTCATCCTCATCTTGCAG GGGAAAGTGGAGGTAGAGGCTGGAAAGGAAGGAATGAAGTTTGAAGCTGGTGCCTTCTCATATTATGGAGTTCTGTCTCTAACATCCTCACCAG TTCCTCTCTCATTGTCCCGAACCTTTGTTGTGAGCAGGGCAGAATCTCTGGCAGGATCTCCAG aaAATAAGTCACCTCCACGACCATTTGGACTCAACCACTCGGACTCCCTAAACAGGAGTGACCGGATGGAGGCGGTCACTCCCACGCTGGGCAGCAGCAACAACCAGCTCAACTCCTTCCTGCAGGTCTATGTGCCAGACTACTCCGTGAGAGCCGCATCCGACCTGCTTTACATCAAG GTGACCCGCCAACAATATCAGAACGCCCTGATGGCGTCCCGCATGGACAAGACGCCTCAGTCCACCGACAGCGAGTTCACCAAGATCGAGTTGACCTTCACCGAACATCAAGATGGACCGCTGGACGAGTCGTCCACTCTTCTGATCCAGCAACAGAGCTCCAACAATTCACACAAACCCAACCACACTGCCCACCACGACGGGGCTATTTAA
- the borcs7 gene encoding BLOC-1-related complex subunit 7: protein MASSETQPRFGQSVKGLLSDKVTSCSGDVIALTRQVLKGSRSQELLSQAARNMVIQEDTILHSEDSLRKMSIITTHLQYQQEAIQKNVEHSKNLQDQLRHLMK from the exons ATGGCTTCCTCCGAGACGCAACCTCGCTTCGGTCAATCTGTTAAAGGTTTATTATCTGATAAAGTCACTTCTTGTAGTGGGGATGTCATCGCTCTAACTCGTCAAGTGTTAAAAGGATCCCGCAGCCAAGAA CTACTCAGTCAGGCAGCGAGAAATATGGTAATTCAAGAAGATACCATTCTGCACTCTGAAGAT agtcTACGGAAAATGTCTATTATAACCACCCACTTGCAATATCA GCAAGAGGCTATTCAAAAGAA TGTGGAACACTCAAAAAACCTACAGGACCAGCTGAGACATTTGATGAAATAA
- the cnnm2a gene encoding metal transporter CNNM2a isoform X2, which yields MAEQWTAVPTSNMAALNRARSLTVIFLMVSGCVIGCADGKDASDETVIIGIRLEETDEVSFMDRGYLRVSERSRVRLRVYGQNINNETWSKLAFTEHERSSDSGAPAESFGDAPAPRPCGIRSSDIIILPNVEVNRKTSGIIEIEVKPLRKTEKSKLYYLCIATPVPAAPGAQDLWSESTWVYHDGHDTKVLVVEEKKFLLPFWLQVISIAMLLCLSGMFSGLNLGLMALDPMELRIVQNCGTEKEKTYAKKIEPVRSQGNYLLCSLLLGNVLVNTTLTILLDDIAGSGLIAVVVSTIGIVIFGEIVPQAICSRHGLAVGANTIFLTKFFMILTFPASFPVSKLLDHVLGQEIGTVYNREKLLEMLRVTDPYNDLVKEELNIIQGALELRTKTVEDVMTPLRDCFMIASDAILDFNTMSEIMESGYTRIPVYEGEKCHIVDLLFVKDLAFVDPDDCTPLKTITKFYSHPLHFVFNDTKLDAMLEEFKKGKSHLAIVQRVNNEGEGDPFYEVLGIVTLEDVIEEIIKSEILDETDLYTDNKTKKKIAHRERKQDFSAFKPTDNELRMKISPQLLLATLRFLATEVEPFGPAQMSEKILLRLLKHPNVIQELKYDDKNKKMSEHYLFHRNKPVEYFILILQGKVEVEAGKEGMKFEAGAFSYYGVLSLTSSPENKSPPRPFGLNHSDSLNRSDRMEAVTPTLGSSNNQLNSFLQVYVPDYSVRAASDLLYIKVTRQQYQNALMASRMDKTPQSTDSEFTKIELTFTEHQDGPLDESSTLLIQQQSSNNSHKPNHTAHHDGAI from the exons ATGGCAGAGCAATGGACCGCAGTGCCCACTTCTAATATGGCGGCGCTGAACCGGGCTCGATCATTGACTGTTATTTTCTTAATGGTCAGCGGTTGTGTGATCGGCTGCGCGGACGGCAAAGACGCGTCGGACGAGACTGTCATCATCGGTATCCGACTCGAGGAAACAGACGAGGTGTCTTTTATGGACAGAGGTTATTTGCGCGTCAGCGAACGATCTCGTGTCAGGTTAAGGGTCTACGGGCAAAACATTAACAACGAGACGTGGTCCAAACTCGCTTTCACGGAACACGAGCGCTCGAGTGACAGCGGCGCACCTGCGGAGAGTTTCGGGGACGCACCTGCCCCTCGTCCCTGTGGCATCCGATCCTCGGACATCATCATTCTTCCCAACGTGGAAGTGAATCGAAAGACTTCTGGGATTATCGAAATAGAGGTGAAACCGCTGCGAAAAACAGAGAAGAGTAAATTGTATTACCTGTGCATCGCCACTCCTGTACCTGCCGCACCTGGCGCGCAGGACTTGTGGTCAGAAAGCACATGGGTTTATCACGACGGGCATGACACGAAAGTTCTCGTGGTGGAGGAGAAAAAGTTTCTGCTGCCTTTCTGGCTGCAGGTGATTTCTATTGCCATGTTGCTGTGTTTGTCCGGTATGTTCAGCGGGCTGAATCTGGGACTGATGGCGTTGGATCCCATGGAGCTCCGGATAGTCCAGAACTGCGGCACGGAGAAAGAGAAAACTTACGCAAAGAAAATTGAACCAGTGCGCAGCCAAGGAAACTACCTGCTTTGCTCTTTACTTTTGGGAAACGTTTTGGTCAATACCACTTTGACTATACTGCTTGATGACATTGCTGGTTCAGGTCTTATTGCTGTAGTGGTGTCCACTATAGGAATtgtgatatttggagaaattGTGCCACAAGCTATTTGCTCCAGGCATGGGCTCGCTGTAGGTGCAAACACAATATTCCTCACAAAGTTTTTCATGATTCTTACTTTTCCTGCGTCTTTTCCTGTCAGCAAACTCTTGGACCATGTCCTGGGTCAGGAGATAGGCACCGTGTACAACAGGGAGAAACTTCTGGAGATGCTCAGAGTGACGGATCCGTATAATGATTTGGTAAAGGAGGAGCTGAACATCATCCAGGGCGCTCTGGAGCTCAGGACTAAAACCGTAGAGGATGTCATGACACCTCTGCGAGACTGCTTCATGATCGCCAGCGATGCCATCTTGGACTTTAACACCATGTCTGAGATCATGGAGAGCGGCTACACGCGCATACCAGTGTACGAGGGGGAGAAATGTCATATTGTGGACCTGTTGTTTGTGAAGGACTTGGCCTTTGTGGATCCAGATGACTGCACTCCATTGAAAACCATCACCAAGTTCTACAGTCACCCTCTTCATTTTGTCTTCAATGACACGAAGCTGGATGCCATGCTCGAGGAGTTTAAGAAAG GTAAATCCCATCTGGCCATTGTCCAAAGAGTGAATAATGAAGGGGAGGGAGATCCATTCTATGAAGTTCTGGGCATCGTCACACTAGAGGACGTTATTGAAGAAATCATCAAATCTGAGATTTTAGACGAGACGGATTTGTACA CTGACAATAAGACAAAAAAGAAGATCGCTCACAGAGAGAGGAAACAGGACTTCTCAGCTTTCAAGCCCACCGATAATGAGTTGAGGATGAAAATATCACCACAGCTTCTGCTGGCCACGCTGCGTTTTTTGGCAACCG AAGTGGAGCCTTTTGGTCCAGCTCAGATGTCTGAGAAGATCCTCCTGCGTCTGCTGAAACATCCCAACGTCATCCAGGAGCTCAAGTACGATGACAAGAACAAGAAAATGTCAGAGCACTACCTCTTTCACCGTAACAAGCCTGTGGAATACTTCATCCTCATCTTGCAG GGGAAAGTGGAGGTAGAGGCTGGAAAGGAAGGAATGAAGTTTGAAGCTGGTGCCTTCTCATATTATGGAGTTCTGTCTCTAACATCCTCACCAG aaAATAAGTCACCTCCACGACCATTTGGACTCAACCACTCGGACTCCCTAAACAGGAGTGACCGGATGGAGGCGGTCACTCCCACGCTGGGCAGCAGCAACAACCAGCTCAACTCCTTCCTGCAGGTCTATGTGCCAGACTACTCCGTGAGAGCCGCATCCGACCTGCTTTACATCAAG GTGACCCGCCAACAATATCAGAACGCCCTGATGGCGTCCCGCATGGACAAGACGCCTCAGTCCACCGACAGCGAGTTCACCAAGATCGAGTTGACCTTCACCGAACATCAAGATGGACCGCTGGACGAGTCGTCCACTCTTCTGATCCAGCAACAGAGCTCCAACAATTCACACAAACCCAACCACACTGCCCACCACGACGGGGCTATTTAA